A genomic segment from Coccinella septempunctata chromosome 3, icCocSept1.1, whole genome shotgun sequence encodes:
- the LOC123309351 gene encoding spore coat protein SP85-like, producing the protein MGKSKCIHFLLILLVLLENHLVLCKKSISSGRISRPSRPRPNPTHRPYTAAPTHRPYTAATRAPTYKPFPSPVPTYRPQSVPGRNPTYRPATQPGRYPTQSSRYPQGPPPAYPGNQPGAYRPTFAQPNQQSFQRPLQIPQPGGTTKVKVYNINNYHPPNYYAPMVYPSYHYSPVSTGSGVLGFFLGYSLARITSPTFSHCHSCYNGYVPRYDHYTVHHYYHNNNNVPKEQTVTTNNIITCGDSSQICPANTISLCTATGQIMCVVAVTKTIPCDKDPNMKCVQSSVPCENNDAPECKGKAKGETTTVNIPCISNTIIEGNVTTVNNTIVSADPPKNTTEITTTISTTTSSSDSTTTEQTTISNTFPSLGANNTFPSLGTSRAKREAAQPFCVTILAEPSVRKSTEGEIAFNEVTNVFEKFFSNAFKTGDKKK; encoded by the exons cttCAAGACCAAGACCCAACCCGACACATAGGCCTTATACAGCTGCACCAACACATAGGCCATATACAGCAGCTACTCGAGCACCAACTTACAAACCTTTTCCTTCTCCAGTACCTACTTACAGACCACAGTCAGTGCCAGGAAGGAATCCAACATATAGGCCAGCCACACAACCTGGCAGATATCCAACTCAGTCATCAAGATACCCACAAG GTCCCCCACCAGCGTATCCAGGAAATCAACCAGGAGCATATAGACCAACCTTCGCACAACCGAATCAACAGAGTTTCCAACGACCTCTGCAAATTCCCCAGCCTGGCGGCACGACTAAGGTGAAAGTATACAACATAAACAATTACCATCCTCCGAACTACTATGCTCCAATGGTTTATCCCTCATACCACTATTCTCCCGTGAGCACCGGTAGCGGGGTCCTTGGCTTCTTTCTGGGATACTCCCTCGCTCGTATCACCAGTCCAACGTTCTCTCATTGTCATTCCTGCTACAACGGATATGTGCCAAGATACGACCATTACACTGTGCATCATTACTACCACAATAACAATAATGTGCCCAAGGAACAAACAGTGACAACCAACAATATCATCACTTGTGGTGACAGTTCACAGATTTGTCCCGCGAATACTATATCATTATGTACAGCCACCGGTCAGATCATGTGTGTGGTAGCTGTTACCAAAACGATACCCTGTGACAAGGATCCAAATATGAAATGTGTCCAAAGTAGCGTACCCTGTGAGAATAACGATGCACCTGAATGCAAGGGAAAAGCCAAAGGTGAAACCACCACAGTAAATATCCCTTGCATTTCAAACACCATCATTGAAGGCAATGTTACTACGGTGAATAATACCATTGTGTCTGCTGATCCTCCGAAGAATACAACagaaatcactactactatatCTACAACAACTTCTTCATCAGATTCTACAACAACTGAACAAACAACTATTTCCAATACTTTTCCATCTCTGGGCGCCAATAACACTTTTCCTTCTTTAGGAACTAGCAGAGCAAAGAGAGAAGCAGCACAGCCCTTCTGCGTTACAATACTTGCAGAACCTTCTGTAAGGAAATCCACTGAAGGAGAAATTGCGTTCAATGAAGTGACTaacgtttttgaaaaattcttttccAATGCTTTCAAAACAGGCGATAAGAAAAAATag